From the genome of Chloroflexi bacterium ADurb.Bin180:
GACCAATCAGCGCGGCGGATCGTGGACACGGCGGAGCAGACAGGGGCAGCGGTAGTGGGGCCCGTTCCGCTGCCGACGCAGATAGAAAAGTTCTGCGTGCAGCGCGCCGCTTTCATCGACAAGGACTCGCGTGAGCAGTTCGAGATTCGAACTCATCGACGTCTCATTGATGTCTTGGAGCCAAACACCAAGACCACTGAGGCCCTGATGAAGCTCAATCTACCGGCTGGCGTCGATATCGAGATCAAGATCTAGGCGAATCCGCCAGGGGTGTGCTCTGCGCGGGGCACTTTCCTCCAAAACGGCGAGATGCGCTAGTTGGAGTTGACATGGGAACGAGAGAAGGACTGCTTGGGAAAAAGGTCGGCATGAGCCGCATCTTTGACGACCGTGGCCAGGTCGTGCCGGTGACGGTTATCGAGGCCGGCCCGTGCTACGTGACGCAGATCAAGCGCGAGGAAACCGATGGCTACAACGCCATTCAGCTAGGCTTTGGTGCTGCCAAGCGGCTGAACAAGCCAGAGCGCGGTCACCTGGCCAAGGCCACGCCTGTCAAGCACCTGCACGAGGTGCGCACGGATGACACGGGGCGATACACAGTAGGCCAGACGGTCAACGTTGGAGTGTTCAAGATCGGCGACCTGGTAGACGTCATCGGGTTGTCCAGGGGACGAGGGTTTGCCGGTGTCATGAAGCGGCATGGCTTTGCCGGCGGACCGGCCACTCGTGGTCAGTCGGACCGGCAGCGCCACCCGGG
Proteins encoded in this window:
- the rpsJ gene encoding 30S ribosomal protein S10 — translated: MPKKQRIRIKMKAYDHRLLDQSARRIVDTAEQTGAAVVGPVPLPTQIEKFCVQRAAFIDKDSREQFEIRTHRRLIDVLEPNTKTTEALMKLNLPAGVDIEIKI
- the rplC gene encoding 50S ribosomal protein L3 produces the protein MGTREGLLGKKVGMSRIFDDRGQVVPVTVIEAGPCYVTQIKREETDGYNAIQLGFGAAKRLNKPERGHLAKATPVKHLHEVRTDDTGRYTVGQTVNVGVFKIGDLVDVIGLSRGRGFAGVMKRHGFAGGPATRGQSDRQRHPGSIGSTNTPGWVEKGRRMPGRMGNAKSTVMNLRVVLVDAERNLLAVEGGVPGAPDGLLYIRRALKTPKVPKAPPPTKK